Proteins co-encoded in one Streptomyces sp. JH34 genomic window:
- the ychF gene encoding redox-regulated ATPase YchF, whose protein sequence is MSLTIGIVGLPNVGKSTLFNALTKNDVLAANYPFATIEPNVGVVGVPDPRLDKLAEIFSSQKLLPATVDFVDIAGIVRGASEGEGLGNKFLANIRESDAICQVIRAFKDENVVHVDGKVSPKDDIETINTELILADLQSVEKAVPRLTKESRLQKEKVAVLAAVEEAQKILEAGDTLFSQGITAGTEKGRLLHELHLLTTKPFLYVFNVDEDELVDEDFKNEQRALVAPAEAIFLNAKIESELIELDDDEALELLQSMGQEEPGLATLGRVGFDTLGLQTYLTAGPKEARAWTIKKGATAPEAAGVIHTDFQKGFIKAEIVSFDDLVETGSVAEARAKGKARMEGKDYVMQDGDVVEFRFNV, encoded by the coding sequence GTGTCGCTCACGATCGGAATCGTCGGTCTGCCGAATGTCGGCAAGTCGACCCTGTTCAACGCCCTGACCAAGAACGACGTGCTGGCGGCCAACTACCCGTTCGCCACCATCGAGCCGAACGTCGGCGTCGTGGGCGTCCCCGACCCCCGCCTGGACAAGCTCGCCGAGATCTTCAGCTCGCAGAAGCTGCTCCCCGCCACCGTCGACTTCGTCGACATCGCGGGCATCGTGCGCGGCGCCAGTGAGGGCGAGGGCCTGGGCAACAAGTTCCTCGCGAACATCCGCGAGTCCGACGCGATCTGCCAGGTCATCCGCGCCTTCAAGGACGAGAACGTCGTCCACGTCGACGGTAAGGTCTCGCCCAAGGACGACATCGAGACGATCAACACCGAGCTGATCCTGGCCGACCTCCAGTCAGTCGAGAAGGCCGTCCCGCGGCTGACCAAGGAGTCCCGCCTCCAGAAGGAGAAGGTCGCGGTCCTCGCCGCCGTCGAGGAGGCCCAGAAGATCCTCGAGGCGGGTGACACGCTCTTCTCGCAGGGCATCACGGCCGGCACCGAGAAGGGCCGCCTGCTCCACGAGCTGCACCTGCTCACGACGAAGCCCTTCCTCTACGTCTTCAACGTCGACGAGGACGAGCTGGTCGACGAGGACTTCAAGAACGAGCAGCGCGCCCTGGTCGCCCCGGCCGAGGCCATCTTCCTGAACGCCAAGATCGAGTCCGAGCTGATCGAGCTCGACGACGACGAGGCCCTGGAGCTCCTCCAGTCCATGGGCCAGGAGGAGCCCGGCCTGGCCACCCTCGGCCGCGTCGGCTTCGACACCCTGGGCCTGCAGACCTACCTCACGGCAGGCCCGAAGGAAGCCCGTGCCTGGACGATCAAGAAGGGCGCCACGGCCCCGGAGGCGGCCGGTGTGATCCACACCGACTTCCAGAAGGGCTTCATCAAGGCGGAGATCGTGTCCTTCGACGACCTCGTCGAGACGGGCTCGGTCGCCGAGGCCCGCGCCAAGGGCAAGGCGCGCATGGAGGGCAAGGACTACGTGATGCAGGACGGGGACGTGGTGGAGTTCCGCTTCAACGTGTGA
- a CDS encoding DUF6542 domain-containing protein gives MEQHRTRTPQRRQPPQAQPAPSGGLGEVQAGGQVSVAVAPAPTTGPARGPRPGGVPPVVLALRRFPNPRLTGIGAGLFAALTMFLLACVDRLLLGGSEIVYGVLFLPVSALTALWVRPADLVTAPIIVPIAFAVGVIPVAGGTGGFGGQAMAVVTALAVQAGWLYGGTLVAGLIASVRKIRQMRERQRHLLRADRAARRPRT, from the coding sequence GTGGAGCAGCACAGGACACGTACCCCGCAGCGCAGGCAGCCCCCGCAGGCTCAGCCCGCACCGTCCGGCGGTCTCGGCGAGGTCCAGGCCGGCGGCCAGGTGTCGGTGGCGGTCGCCCCGGCCCCGACGACCGGCCCGGCGCGGGGTCCCCGGCCCGGCGGCGTCCCGCCCGTGGTCCTGGCGCTGCGGAGGTTTCCCAACCCGCGGCTGACGGGTATCGGCGCCGGGCTCTTCGCGGCCCTGACCATGTTCCTGCTGGCCTGCGTCGACCGGCTGCTCCTCGGCGGCTCGGAGATCGTGTACGGGGTGCTGTTCCTGCCCGTCAGCGCCCTGACCGCGCTCTGGGTGCGGCCCGCCGACCTGGTGACCGCCCCGATCATCGTGCCCATCGCCTTCGCGGTCGGCGTGATCCCCGTGGCGGGCGGCACCGGCGGCTTCGGCGGGCAGGCCATGGCCGTCGTGACCGCGCTCGCCGTCCAGGCCGGCTGGCTGTACGGAGGCACACTCGTCGCGGGCCTCATCGCGTCCGTGCGGAAGATCCGGCAGATGCGGGAGCGGCAGCGCCACCTGCTCCGGGCCGACCGGGCAGCCCGCCGCCCCCGCACCTAG
- the ppgK gene encoding polyphosphate--glucose phosphotransferase gives MEIFGVDIGGSGIKGAPVDLDRGELAQERHKVLTPHPATPESVADGVAEVVGHFDWKGPVGITFPGVVTGGITRTAANVDKGWIDTDARKLLSERIGQSVTILNDADAAGVAEMTFGAGRDRKGTVIMLTLGTGIGSALFTDGQLVPNTELGHLELHGHDAEKRASTKAKEDEDLSWSHWAHRVQKYLVHVEMLFSPELFIIGGGVSRKAEKFLPLIEHVRAEIVPAQLQNNAGIVGAAMAAAGR, from the coding sequence ATGGAGATCTTCGGTGTGGACATCGGCGGTTCAGGGATCAAGGGCGCGCCCGTGGACCTGGACCGCGGAGAGCTGGCGCAGGAGCGCCACAAGGTACTGACGCCCCACCCGGCCACGCCCGAGAGCGTGGCCGACGGTGTGGCCGAGGTCGTCGGCCATTTCGACTGGAAGGGCCCGGTCGGCATCACGTTCCCCGGAGTCGTCACCGGCGGCATCACCAGGACCGCGGCCAACGTGGACAAGGGCTGGATCGACACGGACGCCCGGAAGCTGCTCAGCGAGCGGATCGGGCAGTCCGTCACGATCCTCAACGACGCCGACGCCGCCGGTGTGGCCGAGATGACCTTCGGTGCCGGCCGTGACCGCAAGGGCACGGTGATCATGCTGACCCTCGGCACGGGCATCGGCAGCGCGCTCTTCACCGACGGACAGCTGGTCCCCAACACGGAGCTCGGTCACCTGGAGCTGCACGGCCACGACGCGGAGAAGCGCGCCTCCACGAAGGCCAAGGAGGACGAGGACCTCAGCTGGTCCCACTGGGCGCACCGGGTGCAGAAGTACCTGGTCCACGTGGAGATGCTGTTCTCGCCCGAGCTGTTCATCATCGGCGGCGGGGTCAGCCGCAAGGCGGAGAAGTTCCTGCCGCTCATCGAGCACGTACGCGCCGAGATCGTCCCGGCCCAGCTGCAGAACAACGCGGGCATCGTCGGGGCGGCCATGGCGGCCGCCGGCAGGTAG
- a CDS encoding APC family permease: MAVSGGSTAEGRLRRTLGFRDLVVYGLLFIAPMAPVGVFGTLDAKSDGAVALVYLVATVVMAFTAFSYAQMVHVAPLAGSVFAYARKGLGEGPGFIAGWMAMLDYLLIPAVAYLFSGIAMNALVPEVSRWVWTAIAVVVTTLLNLWGVRAAARVGLAVLAMEIVVLLVFVVSAVVVLTRDGAERGWLTPLTGDTGFSMTAVLGAVSVAVLSYLGFDAIASFAEEVTGGSAKVARAVLFCLLLAGALFVVQSYLAAMLEPVSSAELAADPVKQGSAFYDAVDASVGTWLHDLVAASKAIGAAFAALAGQAAAGRLVFAMGREGRLPSFLSRVDGGSGVPRVAIACAAAVTLVAAVWAARRDDGLDHLVSVVNVGALTAFVLLHASVVGWFAVRRMEGPPSWWRHVVVPVVGAGVLVAVILEATATAQLVGVCWLGIGLVVLALQWGRRAA; the protein is encoded by the coding sequence ATGGCGGTCAGCGGCGGCAGCACGGCCGAGGGAAGGCTGCGGCGCACACTCGGGTTCCGGGACCTGGTGGTCTACGGGTTGCTGTTCATCGCGCCCATGGCTCCGGTCGGCGTGTTCGGCACGCTGGACGCCAAGTCCGACGGGGCCGTGGCGCTGGTCTACCTCGTGGCGACCGTGGTGATGGCCTTCACCGCGTTCAGTTACGCCCAGATGGTCCATGTCGCCCCGCTCGCCGGGTCGGTCTTCGCGTACGCCCGCAAGGGGCTCGGGGAGGGGCCCGGGTTCATCGCGGGCTGGATGGCGATGCTCGACTACCTGCTCATCCCGGCGGTCGCCTACCTCTTCTCGGGGATCGCGATGAACGCGCTGGTTCCCGAGGTGTCCCGCTGGGTGTGGACGGCGATCGCGGTCGTCGTGACGACCCTGCTGAACCTCTGGGGCGTGCGGGCGGCGGCCCGGGTGGGCCTCGCCGTGCTCGCCATGGAGATCGTGGTGCTGCTGGTGTTCGTGGTCTCGGCCGTGGTGGTGCTGACCAGGGACGGGGCGGAGCGCGGGTGGCTGACGCCGCTGACCGGGGACACCGGGTTCTCGATGACCGCGGTGCTGGGGGCGGTCTCCGTCGCCGTGCTGTCCTATCTGGGCTTCGACGCGATCGCCTCGTTCGCGGAGGAGGTGACGGGGGGTTCGGCGAAGGTGGCGCGGGCGGTCCTGTTCTGCCTGCTGCTCGCCGGGGCGCTGTTCGTGGTCCAGTCGTATCTGGCGGCGATGCTGGAGCCGGTGAGTTCGGCGGAACTCGCCGCGGACCCGGTGAAGCAGGGCTCCGCGTTCTACGACGCGGTGGACGCCTCGGTCGGGACCTGGCTGCACGACCTGGTGGCCGCCAGCAAGGCGATCGGGGCGGCCTTCGCGGCGCTGGCCGGGCAGGCGGCGGCCGGGCGGCTGGTGTTCGCGATGGGCAGGGAGGGGCGGCTGCCGTCGTTCCTCTCCCGGGTCGACGGCGGATCGGGGGTGCCGCGCGTCGCGATCGCGTGCGCCGCGGCCGTGACGCTGGTGGCGGCGGTGTGGGCGGCACGGCGTGACGACGGCCTCGACCATCTGGTGTCGGTGGTGAACGTCGGCGCGCTCACCGCGTTCGTGCTGCTGCACGCGTCGGTGGTCGGCTGGTTCGCCGTACGCCGGATGGAGGGGCCGCCGAGCTGGTGGCGCCACGTCGTGGTGCCGGTGGTGGGCGCCGGCGTGCTGGTCGCGGTGATCCTCGAGGCGACGGCGACCGCCCAGCTGGTCGGTGTGTGCTGGCTGGGGATCGGCCTGGTGGTGCTCGCGCTCCAGTGGGGGCGGCGGGCCGCCTGA
- the xseA gene encoding exodeoxyribonuclease VII large subunit has product MALTTSPEAPLPVGDVSRLIGGWIDRLGAVWVEGQITQLSRRPGAGVVFLTLRDPSHDISVSVTCFRQVFDRIADVVTEGARVVVLAKPEWYAPRGQLSLRATEIRPVGIGELLVRLEQLKKSLAAEGLFALDRKKRLPFLPQLIGLVSGRASAAERDVLENARRRWPAVRFEVRNTAVQGVHAVNQVVQAVQELDGLPEVDVIVVARGGGSVEDLLPFSDEALIRAVAACRTPVVSAIGHEPDSPLLDLVADLRASTPTDAAKKVVPDVGEELDRVQQLRDRALRTVRGLIDREERGLAHALGRSSMERPQRMVDEREAEVDALAGRSRRVLGHLLDRADSELAHTRARVVALSPAATLERGYAVLQRPDGHVVRSPTDAGAPGDELRARVSEGEFTVRVDR; this is encoded by the coding sequence ATGGCTCTCACTACGTCCCCGGAAGCCCCGCTGCCCGTCGGCGACGTGTCACGGCTGATCGGCGGGTGGATCGACCGGCTCGGCGCGGTATGGGTGGAGGGGCAGATCACGCAGTTGTCGCGCCGGCCGGGTGCCGGGGTGGTGTTCCTGACGCTGCGCGACCCGTCCCACGACATCTCGGTGAGCGTGACCTGCTTCCGGCAGGTCTTCGACCGGATCGCCGATGTGGTGACGGAGGGCGCGCGGGTGGTCGTCCTCGCCAAGCCCGAGTGGTACGCCCCTCGCGGGCAGCTGTCCCTGCGGGCCACGGAGATACGGCCGGTGGGCATCGGTGAGCTGCTGGTGCGGCTGGAGCAGCTGAAGAAGTCGCTGGCGGCCGAGGGGCTCTTCGCCCTGGACCGGAAGAAGCGGTTGCCCTTCTTGCCGCAGCTGATCGGCCTGGTGTCCGGGCGGGCCTCCGCGGCGGAGCGCGATGTGCTGGAGAACGCCAGGCGGCGCTGGCCCGCGGTGCGCTTCGAGGTGCGCAACACCGCGGTGCAGGGGGTGCACGCCGTGAACCAGGTGGTCCAGGCCGTACAGGAGCTGGACGGGCTGCCGGAGGTGGACGTGATCGTCGTCGCCCGCGGCGGCGGCAGCGTCGAGGACCTGCTGCCGTTCTCGGACGAGGCGCTGATCCGGGCGGTGGCCGCGTGCCGCACGCCGGTGGTCTCCGCGATCGGGCACGAGCCGGACTCGCCCCTGCTCGACCTGGTGGCGGATCTGCGGGCGTCGACGCCGACGGACGCGGCGAAGAAGGTCGTGCCGGACGTGGGCGAGGAGCTCGACCGGGTGCAGCAGCTCCGGGACCGGGCGCTGCGGACCGTGCGCGGGCTGATCGACCGTGAGGAGCGGGGGCTGGCCCATGCCCTGGGCAGGTCCTCCATGGAGCGGCCGCAGCGGATGGTGGACGAGCGGGAGGCGGAGGTGGACGCGCTGGCCGGGCGGAGCCGCAGGGTGCTCGGGCATCTGCTGGACCGCGCCGACTCGGAGCTCGCGCACACCCGCGCCCGGGTCGTGGCGCTGTCGCCTGCGGCGACACTGGAGCGGGGGTACGCGGTGCTGCAGCGGCCGGACGGCCATGTGGTCCGCTCCCCCACGGATGCCGGGGCACCGGGCGACGAGCTGCGGGCGCGGGTCTCCGAGGGCGAGTTCACCGTGCGGGTCGACCGGTGA
- a CDS encoding exodeoxyribonuclease VII small subunit, translating to MTDDGTTTAAAATGTLGYEQARDELIEVVRRLEAGGTTLEESLALWERGEELAKVCRHWLEGARARLDAALARPEDPSEADGGTD from the coding sequence ATGACGGACGACGGGACGACGACGGCGGCTGCCGCGACGGGCACGCTCGGGTACGAGCAGGCGCGGGACGAGCTGATCGAGGTCGTGCGCCGCCTGGAGGCGGGCGGTACGACGCTGGAGGAGTCGCTGGCCCTGTGGGAGCGCGGCGAGGAGCTTGCGAAGGTCTGCCGGCACTGGCTGGAGGGCGCGCGGGCCCGGCTCGACGCGGCCCTGGCCCGCCCCGAGGACCCCTCCGAGGCGGACGGCGGCACTGACTGA